A single genomic interval of Daucus carota subsp. sativus chromosome 1, DH1 v3.0, whole genome shotgun sequence harbors:
- the LOC108203837 gene encoding systemin receptor SR160, whose product MKPHNVFYTAFSLSSHKLFLLFYLVCAVFSSVLGANSDLQQLMSFKSLISDKTLLPNWSTSTSLCEFSGVTCNINSRVVAIDLSTKKLHLDFVKVEPFLLTLPNLETLLLKNSNITGKLSLSARSQCSPVLTKLDLAENSISGPVSDVSSLSSCTKLKSLNLSGNFMEFPASDSKGLSLSLESLDLSYNKIVGPNFMPWLLSGGCSELSYLALKGNKIAGPVAHIQDCKSLEYLDLSANNFSVGVPKFDDFLVLNHLDLSLNKFYGDISGSIASCKNLTFLNVTHNQFGGGVIPVIPSRSIKFLYLSANEFQGLMPPHLADLCPSLVELDVSVNHLYGSVPENFGACSSLEKFDISHNNFSGKLPIDTLLKLGSLKDMLFGFNYFVGDLSDSFSKMTKLKTLDVSSNKLSGVIPVGICQDPRNSLKVLYLQNNELTGPIPESLSDCSNLESLDLSFNYLNGTIPPSLGSLSNLRDLILWLNQLHGVIPEELMNIKTLENLILDFNDLTGSIPASLSNCTSLNWISLSNNQLSGEIPASFGQLTNLAILKLGNNSLTGNIPSELGDCRSLIWMDLNTNLLNGTIPPSLFKQSGNIAAGLLTEKPYGYIKNDGSKECHGAGNLLEFGGIRQEQLNRISTRHPCNFTRVYWGITEPTFHNNGSIIFLDLSYNKLEGGLPKELGSMYYIQILNLGHNDLSGPIPQELGKMRCAAILDMSYNRLNGSIPQSLTGLNFLGDIDLSNNHLSGLIPESAPFDTFPENRFLNNSGLCGYPLPRCGPGSNANSSGQHKKSNRRQASLAGSIAMGLLFSLFCIFGFILIAVETRKRRKKKEAALEAYMESHSHSGAANSGWKLTSAREALSINLATFDKPLRKLTFADLLEATNGFHNDTLVGSGGFGDVYRAQLKDGSVVAIKKLIHVSGQGDREFTAEMETIGKVKHRNLVPLLGYCKVGDERLLVYEYMKFGSLEDVLHDRKKIGIKLNWAARRKIAIGAAKGLAFLHHSCDPHIIHRDMKSSNVLLDENLEARVSDFGMAREMNPMDTHLSVSTLAGTPGYVPPEYYQSFKCTTKGDVYSYGVVLLELLTGKQPTDSMDFGDNNLVGWVKQHTKLKIIDVFDPQLLKEDPSLMIELLEHLKIACACLDDRQWKRPTMIQVLASFKEIQAGSGFDSLSTIGADEVNFGAVEGIEMSIKEDVEMGHDD is encoded by the coding sequence ATGAAGCCTCATAATGTTTTCTACACTGCCTTTTCTCTCAGCTCACACAAGCTTTTCCTGCTGTTTTACCTTGTTTGTGCTGTGTTTTCTTCTGTTTTAGGAGCTAATAGTGACTTGCAGCAGCTCATGTCTTTCAAGTCTTTGATTTCAGACAAAACTCTGCTTCCTAATTGGTCTACAAGCACCAGCTTGTGTGAGTTCAGTGGTGTTACATGCAATATAAACTCAAGAGTTGTGGCTATAGATCTGAGCACCAAGAAGCTGCATCTTGATTTTGTAAAGGTTGAGCCTTTCTTGCTAACTTTGCCAAATTTAGAGACCCTTTTGCTCAAGAACTCAAATATTACAGGAAAGTTGAGTCTTTCAGCAAGATCTCAATGCAGTCCTGTTTTGACAAAGTTGGATCTAGCTGAAAACAGCATTTCTGGCCCTGTTTCTGATGTTTCAAGCTTGTCTTCTTGCACAAAGTTGAAATCTTTGAATCTTTCTGGGAATTTTATGGAGTTCCCAGCTAGTGATTCTAAAGGATTGAGCTTAAGTCTTGAAAGTCTTGATCTTTCTTACAATAAGATTGTTGGACCAAACTTTATGCCTTGGTTATTATCAGGGGGTTGTTCTGAGCTGAGCTATTTAGCTTTGAAGGGTAATAAAATTGCTGGTCCTGTTGCTCACATACAAGATTGCAAGAGCTTGGAGTATCTGGACCTTTCTGCTAACAATTTCTCAGTTGGGGTCCCCAAGTTTGATGATTTCTTGGTTCTAAACCATCTTGATTTATCATTGAACAAGTTTTATGGTGATATAAGTGGCTCTATAGCCTCTTGCAAGAACCTTACTTTTCTTAATGTCACCCATAATCAATTTGGTGGTGGAGTGATTCCAGTTATACCAAGTAGAAGTATCAAGTTTTTGTATTTATCAGCCAATGAATTTCAAGGGCTTATGCCTCCTCATCTTGCTGATTTGTGCCCAAGTCTGGTGGAGTTGGATGTTTCTGTGAATCATTTGTATGGTTCTGTCCCTGAAAACTTTGGTGCTTGCTCTTCTCTGGAAAAGTTTGATATTTCTCACAACAATTTCTCTGGTAAGTTACCAATTGATACTCTTCTTAAGTTGGGTAGCTTGAAGGATATGCTGTTTGGATTCAATTATTTTGTTGGGGACTTGTCTGATAGTTTCTCAAAAATGACAAAGTTGAAAACTTTAGATGTTAGTTCTAATAAATTGAGTGGTGTGATTCCTGTTGGGATTTGTCAAGATCCTAGAAATAGTTTGAAGGTGTTGTACCTTCAAAATAATGAGTTAACTGGTCCAATACCAGAGAGTCTTAGTGATTGTTCAAATTTGGAATCCCTTGATTTGAGTTTTAATTATCTTAACGGGACAATTCCACCAAGTTTAGGGTCTTTATCAAATCTTCGGGATTTAATATTATGGTTGAATCAGCTTCATGGGGTTATTCCAGAAGAGTTGATGAACATAAAGACTCTTGAGAATTTGATACTTGATTTTAATGATTTGACTGGATCAATCCCTGCTAGTTTAAGTAATTGCACTAGTTTGAATTGGATTTCTTTGTCGAATAACCAGTTGAGTGGTGAGATACCTGCTTCATTTGGTCAGCTGACCAATTTAGCAATTCTTAAGCTTGGGAACAACTCGCTCACCGGAAACATTCCATCAGAATTGGGGGATTGTCGCAGCTTGATATGGATGGATCTTAATACAAATTTGTTAAACGGAACTATCCCACCTTCTCTGTTTAAACAATCTGGCAATATTGCTGCGGGATTGCTTACTGAGAAGCCATATGGGTATATTAAAAATGATGGCAGCAAGGAGTGCCATGGAGCCGGGAATTTGCTTGAATTTGGAGGAATACGACAAGAGCAGTTGAATAGAATTTCGACAAGGCATCCTTGCAACTTTACTAGAGTTTACTGGGGCATCACAGAACCTACATTTCACAACAATGGGTCCATTATTTTCCTTGATCTTTCTTATAATAAGTTGGAGGGCGGTCTCCCAAAGGAGCTTGGGTCCATGTACTATATCCAGATCCTCAACTTGGGGCATAATGATCTGTCTGGTCCAATCCCTCAAGAGCTTGGGAAAATGAGGTGTGCTGCGATTCTCGATATGTCGTATAATCGATTGAATGGATCGATTCCTCAGTCCTTGACTGGCCTTAATTTCCTTGGTGACATTGATCTGTCAAACAACCATCTTTCTGGTTTGATCCCGGAATCTGCTCCGTTTGATACTTTTCCAGAAAACAGATTCTTGAACAATTCAGGCCTCTGCGGATATCCGCTTCCTCGTTGCGGGCCAGGTTCAAATGCAAACTCTAGTGGTCAACATAAGAAGTCCAATCGTAGACAAGCGTCTCTAGCTGGAAGTATTGCAATGGGGCTGTTGTTCTCGCTTTTCTGCATCtttggttttattttaataGCGGTCGAGACCAGGAAAAGGAGGAAGAAGAAGGAAGCTGCCCTTGAAGCTTATATGGAAAGTCATTCACATTCTGGTGCTGCAAATAGTGGTTGGAAACTAACTAGTGCACGTGAGGCCTTAAGTATCAACCTTGCAACATTTGATAAACCACTCAGAAAGCTCACTTTTGCAGATCTTCTTGAAGCCACCAACGGTTTTCACAACGACACACTTGTAGGTTCAGGTGGCTTTGGTGATGTTTATAGAGCTCAATTAAAGGATGGAAGTGTTGTTGCCATCAAAAAACTCATTCATGTGAGTGGGCAAGGGGATCGAGAATTCACAGCTGAAATGGAGACCATTGGTAAAGTCAAGCACCGAAATCTTGTACCCCTCTTGGGGTACTGCAAGGTGGGAGACGAACGGCTGTTGGTTTATGAATACATGAAGTTTGGAAGCCTGGAAGATGTATTGCATGACCGCAAGAAAATAGGAATCAAGCTAAATTGGGCTGCAAGAAGAAAAATTGCCATTGGAGCAGCAAAGGGACTGGCATTTCTGCACCACAGTTGTGATCCTCACATTATCCACAGGGATATGAAATCCAGCAATGTTTTGCTTGATGAAAATTTGGAGGCCAGAGTTTCTGATTTCGGAATGGCAAGGGAAATGAATCCAATGGACACCCACTTGAGTGTAAGCACGTTAGCGGGCACACCTGGTTATGTCCCTCCGGAATACTACCAGAGTTTTAAATGCACAACGAAAGGTGATGTTTATAGTTATGGTGTCGTCCTGCTTGAGCTGTTAACAGGAAAACAGCCAACCGACTCAATGGATTTCGGGGACAACAATCTTGTGGGGTGGGTTAAACAGCAtacaaagttaaaaataatcGATGTTTTCGATCCACAACTACTGAAAGAAGACCCGAGCCTCATGATCGAGCTCTTAGAACATTTAAAGATAGCGTGTGCTTGCTTAGACGATCGGCAATGGAAACGGCCTACAATGATCCAAGTATTGGCAAGTTTCAAGGAAATTCAAGCTGGATCAGGTTTCGATTCCCTGTCGACGATAGGAGCAGATGAGGTCAATTTTGGTGCAGTTGAAGGGATAGAGATGAGCATAAAAGAAGATGTGGAAATGGGCCATGATGACTGA